One genomic window of Carassius auratus strain Wakin chromosome 14, ASM336829v1, whole genome shotgun sequence includes the following:
- the LOC113113703 gene encoding tau-tubulin kinase 1-like isoform X1, which yields MQCVGPGVHVDENMNGAGEQVDILPSNCLVKERWKVLKKIGGGGFGEIYEANDLLTRENVALKVESAQQPKQVLKMEVAVLKKLQGKNHVCKFIGCGRNDKFNYVVMQLQGRNLADLRRSQPRGTFSMSTTLRLGKQILESIDAIHSVGFLHRDIKPSNFAMGQLPSTCRKCYMLDFGLARQYTNTNGEVRPPRTVAGFRGTVRYASVNAHKNKEMGRHDDLWSLFYMLVEFTVGQLPWRKIKDKEQVGQIKERYEHRNLLKHMPAEFHIFYDHVLDLDYFTKPDYQLLMTVFENSMKERVITENEPYDWEKSGIDTALPTSTHTPPQQNTRQTAGIIGVVNVTPVPGELPRESIGDVLQDEHLSNQENAPPALIPSRPSEPPPAPPAGEGWDETDFNRNKLRISISKVTQVAVEDGVEHLVGGRSVSPARGGEEEPQARPPRYRRVNSPESDRLSAAEDRGDAADKRSRLDMLGSPSRHVYSSQPAQMFSLEAGQGERLAGGHNDVSADGDQEAHSNAFIRSVPLAEEEDFDSREWVMIDKETELKDFHPGAEPTTSGTTDEEPEELRPLEDHEERRRKGHVHGGAEAVVRPKTQRGMLIVAEDEGAGPSPAHSPCHSLPHTCPRRSESEPFGHEGPAAVAEPSPSSSQTRLKRVDFVSGVLMFDELREEGPKTGGSTSDGSPRSSEGSPEGAASTLLAPAHRDHDQEEGSRTLVLVSAGNGQVSPGDGQGTLAAMTPQGERPLPDESEPGPLSSFVKSEPRPIIMTTAAVITSSSSSPPFTKVERTFIHIAETTHLNVMMARHRPPGLDELMSTEHVKEMGGKKEERESVTEREQRESEGISSKREEDEGEKEEDEAEEKVNMNDIEKAEALSHDQPETTVIEVEEVSREAKMEGRPDGFAPEVEKQREQEQKERPSETPEQHRDPEVEDEKDMSPPEAESPDRKPLQQRRSRIPVLMSEEETGSDKSSQMSQEQLQRTRKSRQHQLARLVLERKQTHLNRSRSASSHSTTQSTTASEDETHQSDDAARGDRGADGRIRSRIPRPVTPIMGTSDQLGATTLPQTQRSVSFIQYRTNSSINPKIQKSASLHTNIHQQPPKPQLRPSKTLPPRTPSSGPSHSQASRTATRTITRTSALYATRSSSTSPRSHATSRTDSPSPQRIRRQPAANEMQRQPKPPCPSQSKSKPQDSTPKKSKTQPSTSSQMAKKDPIESKTKTR from the exons ATGCAGTGCGTAGGGCCAGGTGTCCACGTCGACGAAAACATGAACGGGGCGGGGGAGCAGGTCGACATCCTGCCCTCCAACTGCTTGGTAAAGGAGCGCTGGAAAGTG CTGAAGAAGATTGGGGGTGGAGGGTTCGGGGAAATCTATGAGGCCAATGACCTGTTGACACGGGAGAATGTGGCTCTTAAGGTGGAATCCGCTCAACAGCCAAAACAAGTGCTAAAGATGGAGGTTGCTGTGCTAAAGAAACTACAAG GAAAGAATCACGTTTGCAAATTTATTGGATGTGGAAGAAATGACAAGTTCAATTACGTGGTCATGCAGCTGCag GGAAGGAATCTCGCTGATCTCAGGAGGAGTCAGCCTAGAGGGACGTTCAGTATGAGCACGACTCTACGGTTGGGGAAACAGATTCTGGAGTCTATTGATGCCATTCACTCTGTGGGCTTCCTGCACAGAGACATTAAACCT TCTAATTTTGCCATGGGCCAATTGCCGTCTACCTGTAGGAAGTGTTACATGCTGGACTTTGGTTTGGCACGACAGTACACTAACACAAATGGGGAGGTGCGACCT CCCAGGACAGTGGCTGGGTTCAGAGGGACAGTACGCTACGCTTCTGTTAACGCTCATAAAAACAAG GAAATGGGTCGTCATGATGATCTGTGGTCATTGTTTTATATGCTGGTAGAGTTTACTGTTGGACAGTTACCATGGCGTAAGATAAAAGATAAG GAGCAGGTAGGACAGATTAAAGAGCGCTATGAGCACAGGAATCTGTTGAAACACATGCCTGCTGAGTTTCATATCTTTTATGACCATGTGCTGGATTTAGATTACTTCACCAAACCAGATTATCAG TTGCTAATGACGGTATTTGAGAACAGCATGAAAGAGAGGGTGATAACAGAAAATGAGCCTTATGACTGGGAAAAATCTGGAATAGATACAGCCCTCCCCACCAGCACACACACGCCACCACAACAAAACACACGGCAAACTGCTGGCATCATAGG GGTGGTGAATGTGACACCAGTACCTGGTGAATTACCGAGGGAAAGCATTGGTGATGTTCTGCAAGATGAACACCTGAGTAACCAAGAGAACGCTCCACCTGCTTTAATACCCAGCAGGCCGAGCGAACCTCCTCCAGCCCCACCTGCTGGTGAAGGATGGGATGAAACTGACTTCAACCGTAACAAACTCAGGATCAGCATCAGTAAGGTA ACACAAGTAGCAGTAGAGGATGGGGTGGAGCATTTAGTAGGAGGGAGGTCCGTTTCCCCAGCGAGGGGTGGAGAAGAAGAACCTCAGGCCCGTCCTCCAAGATACCGTAGAGTCAATAGTCCAGAATCTGACCGCCTGTCTGCTGCAGAGGATAGAGGCGATGCCGCAGATAAACG CTCTCGTTTGGACATGCTGGGTTCTCCATCCAGGCACGTCTACTCTTCCCAGCCTGCTCAAATGTTCTCTTTAGAAGCTGGACAAGGAGAACGATTGGCCGGTGGCCACAATGATGTCTCTGCAGATGGTGACCAGGAAGCCCACAGCAATGCCTTCATCCGCTCAGTCCCGCTGGCAGAGGAGGAGGACTTTGACAGCAGGGAATGGGTGATGATTGACAAAGAAACAGAGTTAAAAGACTTCCATCCTGGCGCAGAGCCCACCACCTCAGGCACCACGGATGAGGAACCAGAGGAATTGCGCCCCCTTGAGGACCACGAGGAGAGGAGAAGGAAAGGACATGTGCATGGTGGAGCTGAGGCTGTGGTACGACCCAAAACGCAACGTGGGATGTTGATTGTAGCAGAGGACGAGGGGGCGGGACCGAGCCCCGCCCATTCACCTTGTCACTCGTTGCCTCATACCTGCCCAAGAAGGAGTGAGTCAGAGCCATTTGGACATGAAGGACCG GCCGCAGTGGCTGAACCTTCGCCTTCTTCCTCTCAGACACGTCTGAAGCGAGTCGACTTTGTGTCTGGTGTGTTGATGTTTGACGAACTAAGAGAAGAGGGTCCGAAGACTGGAGGCTCCACCAGTGATGGAAGCCCTCGGAGTAGTGAGGGAAGCCCAGAGGGTGCTGCATCCACTCTACTCGCCCCGGCCCACCGGGACCACGACCAAGAAGAGGGCTCACGCACGCTGGTGCTTGTGTCTGCCGGAAACGGGCAGGTTTCACCTGGAGATGGGCAGGGAACTCTCGCCGCGATGACACCGCAGGGAGAGCGACCCTTGCCGGATGAATCCGAacctggtcctctctcctccttcGTTAAGTCAGAGCCCAGACCTATCATCATGACAACTGCAGCTGTTATCACCAGCAGTTCTTCCTCACCGCCATTCACCAAGGTGGAACGCACTTTTATTCACATTGCTGAGACGACGCATCTCAATGTCATGATGGCCAGACACCGTCCACCTGGCCTGGATGAGCTGATGTCTACTGAACATGTGAAGGAGATGGGTGGAAAGAAAGAGGAGAGGGAAAGTGTCACTGAACGAGAGCAAAGGGAAAGTGAGGGGATTTCATCAAAGAGAGAAGAGGATGAGGGGGAAAAGGAAGAGGATGAAGCGGAAGAAAAAGTAAATATGAATGACATAGAGAAGGCAGAGGCTTTGTCACATGACCAGCCAGAGACTACAGTAATTGAGGTAGAAGAAGTCTCCAGAGAAGCCAAAATGGAAGGCAGACCAGATGGGTTTGCACCAGAAGTAGAGAAGCAAAGGGAACAGGAGCAGAAAGAGAGACCGTCAGAAACACCTGAACAACACAGAGATCCAGAGGTGGAGGATGAGAAGGACATGTCTCCACCAGAGGCGGAGTCACCTGATAGAAAGCCACTCCAGCAGAGGCGGAGCCGTATCCCTGTGCTTATGTCGGAGGAGGAAACAGGCTCAGATAAATCTTCGCAGATGAGTCAAGAGCAGTTGCAGCGAACTCGCAAAAGTCGACAACATCAGCTGGCCCGTCTTGTCCTGGAACGTAAACAAACCCACCTGAATCGTTCTCGCTCCGCTTCCTCGCACTCCACGACACAATCAACCACTGCATCTGAAGATGAAACCCACCAATCAGACGACGCAGCGAGAGGAGATAGAGGAGCAGATGGGAGGATTAGGAGCAGGATCCCTCGTCCAGTCACACCTATCATGGGGACATCTGACCAACTAGGTGCCACGACCCTTCCACAAACCCAGAGATCTGTGTCTTTCATTCAGTACAG AACCAACAGTTCTATCAATCCCAAGATTCAAAAGTCTGCAAGTCTGCACACAAATATCCATCAGCAGCCACCTA
- the LOC113113703 gene encoding tau-tubulin kinase 1-like isoform X2, which translates to MQCVGPGVHVDENMNGAGEQVDILPSNCLVKERWKVLKKIGGGGFGEIYEANDLLTRENVALKVESAQQPKQVLKMEVAVLKKLQGKNHVCKFIGCGRNDKFNYVVMQLQGRNLADLRRSQPRGTFSMSTTLRLGKQILESIDAIHSVGFLHRDIKPSNFAMGQLPSTCRKCYMLDFGLARQYTNTNGEVRPPRTVAGFRGTVRYASVNAHKNKEMGRHDDLWSLFYMLVEFTVGQLPWRKIKDKEQVGQIKERYEHRNLLKHMPAEFHIFYDHVLDLDYFTKPDYQLLMTVFENSMKERVITENEPYDWEKSGIDTALPTSTHTPPQQNTRQTAGIIGVVNVTPVPGELPRESIGDVLQDEHLSNQENAPPALIPSRPSEPPPAPPAGEGWDETDFNRNKLRISISKTQVAVEDGVEHLVGGRSVSPARGGEEEPQARPPRYRRVNSPESDRLSAAEDRGDAADKRSRLDMLGSPSRHVYSSQPAQMFSLEAGQGERLAGGHNDVSADGDQEAHSNAFIRSVPLAEEEDFDSREWVMIDKETELKDFHPGAEPTTSGTTDEEPEELRPLEDHEERRRKGHVHGGAEAVVRPKTQRGMLIVAEDEGAGPSPAHSPCHSLPHTCPRRSESEPFGHEGPAAVAEPSPSSSQTRLKRVDFVSGVLMFDELREEGPKTGGSTSDGSPRSSEGSPEGAASTLLAPAHRDHDQEEGSRTLVLVSAGNGQVSPGDGQGTLAAMTPQGERPLPDESEPGPLSSFVKSEPRPIIMTTAAVITSSSSSPPFTKVERTFIHIAETTHLNVMMARHRPPGLDELMSTEHVKEMGGKKEERESVTEREQRESEGISSKREEDEGEKEEDEAEEKVNMNDIEKAEALSHDQPETTVIEVEEVSREAKMEGRPDGFAPEVEKQREQEQKERPSETPEQHRDPEVEDEKDMSPPEAESPDRKPLQQRRSRIPVLMSEEETGSDKSSQMSQEQLQRTRKSRQHQLARLVLERKQTHLNRSRSASSHSTTQSTTASEDETHQSDDAARGDRGADGRIRSRIPRPVTPIMGTSDQLGATTLPQTQRSVSFIQYRTNSSINPKIQKSASLHTNIHQQPPKPQLRPSKTLPPRTPSSGPSHSQASRTATRTITRTSALYATRSSSTSPRSHATSRTDSPSPQRIRRQPAANEMQRQPKPPCPSQSKSKPQDSTPKKSKTQPSTSSQMAKKDPIESKTKTR; encoded by the exons ATGCAGTGCGTAGGGCCAGGTGTCCACGTCGACGAAAACATGAACGGGGCGGGGGAGCAGGTCGACATCCTGCCCTCCAACTGCTTGGTAAAGGAGCGCTGGAAAGTG CTGAAGAAGATTGGGGGTGGAGGGTTCGGGGAAATCTATGAGGCCAATGACCTGTTGACACGGGAGAATGTGGCTCTTAAGGTGGAATCCGCTCAACAGCCAAAACAAGTGCTAAAGATGGAGGTTGCTGTGCTAAAGAAACTACAAG GAAAGAATCACGTTTGCAAATTTATTGGATGTGGAAGAAATGACAAGTTCAATTACGTGGTCATGCAGCTGCag GGAAGGAATCTCGCTGATCTCAGGAGGAGTCAGCCTAGAGGGACGTTCAGTATGAGCACGACTCTACGGTTGGGGAAACAGATTCTGGAGTCTATTGATGCCATTCACTCTGTGGGCTTCCTGCACAGAGACATTAAACCT TCTAATTTTGCCATGGGCCAATTGCCGTCTACCTGTAGGAAGTGTTACATGCTGGACTTTGGTTTGGCACGACAGTACACTAACACAAATGGGGAGGTGCGACCT CCCAGGACAGTGGCTGGGTTCAGAGGGACAGTACGCTACGCTTCTGTTAACGCTCATAAAAACAAG GAAATGGGTCGTCATGATGATCTGTGGTCATTGTTTTATATGCTGGTAGAGTTTACTGTTGGACAGTTACCATGGCGTAAGATAAAAGATAAG GAGCAGGTAGGACAGATTAAAGAGCGCTATGAGCACAGGAATCTGTTGAAACACATGCCTGCTGAGTTTCATATCTTTTATGACCATGTGCTGGATTTAGATTACTTCACCAAACCAGATTATCAG TTGCTAATGACGGTATTTGAGAACAGCATGAAAGAGAGGGTGATAACAGAAAATGAGCCTTATGACTGGGAAAAATCTGGAATAGATACAGCCCTCCCCACCAGCACACACACGCCACCACAACAAAACACACGGCAAACTGCTGGCATCATAGG GGTGGTGAATGTGACACCAGTACCTGGTGAATTACCGAGGGAAAGCATTGGTGATGTTCTGCAAGATGAACACCTGAGTAACCAAGAGAACGCTCCACCTGCTTTAATACCCAGCAGGCCGAGCGAACCTCCTCCAGCCCCACCTGCTGGTGAAGGATGGGATGAAACTGACTTCAACCGTAACAAACTCAGGATCAGCATCAGTAAG ACACAAGTAGCAGTAGAGGATGGGGTGGAGCATTTAGTAGGAGGGAGGTCCGTTTCCCCAGCGAGGGGTGGAGAAGAAGAACCTCAGGCCCGTCCTCCAAGATACCGTAGAGTCAATAGTCCAGAATCTGACCGCCTGTCTGCTGCAGAGGATAGAGGCGATGCCGCAGATAAACG CTCTCGTTTGGACATGCTGGGTTCTCCATCCAGGCACGTCTACTCTTCCCAGCCTGCTCAAATGTTCTCTTTAGAAGCTGGACAAGGAGAACGATTGGCCGGTGGCCACAATGATGTCTCTGCAGATGGTGACCAGGAAGCCCACAGCAATGCCTTCATCCGCTCAGTCCCGCTGGCAGAGGAGGAGGACTTTGACAGCAGGGAATGGGTGATGATTGACAAAGAAACAGAGTTAAAAGACTTCCATCCTGGCGCAGAGCCCACCACCTCAGGCACCACGGATGAGGAACCAGAGGAATTGCGCCCCCTTGAGGACCACGAGGAGAGGAGAAGGAAAGGACATGTGCATGGTGGAGCTGAGGCTGTGGTACGACCCAAAACGCAACGTGGGATGTTGATTGTAGCAGAGGACGAGGGGGCGGGACCGAGCCCCGCCCATTCACCTTGTCACTCGTTGCCTCATACCTGCCCAAGAAGGAGTGAGTCAGAGCCATTTGGACATGAAGGACCG GCCGCAGTGGCTGAACCTTCGCCTTCTTCCTCTCAGACACGTCTGAAGCGAGTCGACTTTGTGTCTGGTGTGTTGATGTTTGACGAACTAAGAGAAGAGGGTCCGAAGACTGGAGGCTCCACCAGTGATGGAAGCCCTCGGAGTAGTGAGGGAAGCCCAGAGGGTGCTGCATCCACTCTACTCGCCCCGGCCCACCGGGACCACGACCAAGAAGAGGGCTCACGCACGCTGGTGCTTGTGTCTGCCGGAAACGGGCAGGTTTCACCTGGAGATGGGCAGGGAACTCTCGCCGCGATGACACCGCAGGGAGAGCGACCCTTGCCGGATGAATCCGAacctggtcctctctcctccttcGTTAAGTCAGAGCCCAGACCTATCATCATGACAACTGCAGCTGTTATCACCAGCAGTTCTTCCTCACCGCCATTCACCAAGGTGGAACGCACTTTTATTCACATTGCTGAGACGACGCATCTCAATGTCATGATGGCCAGACACCGTCCACCTGGCCTGGATGAGCTGATGTCTACTGAACATGTGAAGGAGATGGGTGGAAAGAAAGAGGAGAGGGAAAGTGTCACTGAACGAGAGCAAAGGGAAAGTGAGGGGATTTCATCAAAGAGAGAAGAGGATGAGGGGGAAAAGGAAGAGGATGAAGCGGAAGAAAAAGTAAATATGAATGACATAGAGAAGGCAGAGGCTTTGTCACATGACCAGCCAGAGACTACAGTAATTGAGGTAGAAGAAGTCTCCAGAGAAGCCAAAATGGAAGGCAGACCAGATGGGTTTGCACCAGAAGTAGAGAAGCAAAGGGAACAGGAGCAGAAAGAGAGACCGTCAGAAACACCTGAACAACACAGAGATCCAGAGGTGGAGGATGAGAAGGACATGTCTCCACCAGAGGCGGAGTCACCTGATAGAAAGCCACTCCAGCAGAGGCGGAGCCGTATCCCTGTGCTTATGTCGGAGGAGGAAACAGGCTCAGATAAATCTTCGCAGATGAGTCAAGAGCAGTTGCAGCGAACTCGCAAAAGTCGACAACATCAGCTGGCCCGTCTTGTCCTGGAACGTAAACAAACCCACCTGAATCGTTCTCGCTCCGCTTCCTCGCACTCCACGACACAATCAACCACTGCATCTGAAGATGAAACCCACCAATCAGACGACGCAGCGAGAGGAGATAGAGGAGCAGATGGGAGGATTAGGAGCAGGATCCCTCGTCCAGTCACACCTATCATGGGGACATCTGACCAACTAGGTGCCACGACCCTTCCACAAACCCAGAGATCTGTGTCTTTCATTCAGTACAG AACCAACAGTTCTATCAATCCCAAGATTCAAAAGTCTGCAAGTCTGCACACAAATATCCATCAGCAGCCACCTA